One Setaria italica strain Yugu1 chromosome I, Setaria_italica_v2.0, whole genome shotgun sequence DNA window includes the following coding sequences:
- the LOC101752615 gene encoding CCR4-NOT transcription complex subunit 9, whose product MFNDLALKLWYSFGTIAALVQEIVSVYPALSPPTLSASAATRVCNALALLQTVAAHPETRTPFLEAGIPFYLFPFLNTTSEAKSFEHLRVTSLGVLGALAKVDDTEVVKFLLKSEVIPLCLRIMETGCELSKTVATFIVHKIMLDEVGLHHICATPEYFFQAASVLANMVIALTEQPSTRLLKHVICCYLRLTDDPRACTALRTHLPEALRNGTFDSCLRDDPAARHFLQQLLDNLAGHAGGAPHPSAGPVAGGGRHGGPSQAGPSRKR is encoded by the exons ATGTTCAATGATTTGGCTTTAAAGCTATGGTACTCTTTTGGCACAATAGCTGCACTGGTACAG GAAATTGTGTCTGTCTACCCTGCACTTTCACCCCCAACATTATCGGCAAGTGCAGCTACCAGAGTCTGCAATGCACTTGCACTTCTTCAG ACTGTTGCAGCACACCCTGAGACCAGGACCCCTTTTCTAGAAG CCGGAATTCCGTTCTACTTGTTCCCATTTTTGAACACTACCAGTGAGGCAAAATCTTTCGAGCACTTGCGTGTTACCAGCCTTGGTGTTCTCGGTGCTCTTGCTAAG GTAGATGATACTGAAGTTGTCAAATTCCTGCTGAAAAGTGAAGTCATTCCTCTGTGCTTGCGAATCATGGAGACAGGCTGCGAGCTTTCAAAAACA GTGGCCACTTTCATTGTCCACAAGATTATGCTAGATGAAGTTGGGTTACATCACATCTGTGCCACCCCAGAATATTTCTTTCAGGCAGCCAGTGTTTTAGCAAACATGGTGATTGCATTAACTGAACAGCCCTCCACCAGGTTGCTGAAGCATGTTATCTGCTGCTACCTCAGGCTGACGGATGATCCTAG GGCCTGTACTGCGCTACGAACTCACCTTCCTGAGGCTCTGAGAAACGGAACATTCGACAGCTGCCTTAGG GACGACCCTGCTGCAAGGCATTTTCTCCAACAACTGCTGGATAATCTGGCTGGTCATGCTGGCGGAGCACCTCATCCAAGCGCAGGTCCTGTGGCAGGTGGAGGACGCCATGGAGGACCCTCTCAGGCAGGACCAAGTCGCAAGCGTTGA
- the LOC101766838 gene encoding late embryogenesis abundant protein 3 → MRHAQPSRPGGGVNDGASRDESPAATETVTVGQALQAVALSPAGARPVDRADASAIQATEKSVTGLGRVVPGGVAAAAHRAAEANEREAAAADARDGGEVGKVVTLRDVLGDAASVMPAGSNRAATWVDAEKVAAATGSSAGRGGGGMGEVADALAAAAHINEGSTL, encoded by the coding sequence ATGAGACATGCCCAGCCTagccgccccggcggcggcgtcaacgACGGCGCCAGCAGGGACGagtcgccggcggccacggaGACGGTTACGGTCGGGCAGGCTCtgcaggcggtggcgctgaGCCCGGCCGGAGCCAGGCCGGTGGACCGCGCCGACGCTTCGGCGATACAGGCCACGGAGAAGAGCGTGACGGGGCTGGGCCgcgtcgtccccggcggcgtcgccgccgcggcgcaccGGGCCGCGGAGGCGAACGAACGcgaagccgctgccgccgatgcgcgcgacggcggcgaggtggggaAGGTGGTGACGCTCAGGGACGTGCTGGGCGACGCCGCGTCCGTGATGCCGGCGGGAAGCAACAGGGCGGCCACGTGGGTGGACGCCGAGAAGGTCGCCGCGGCCACGGGGAGCAgcgcggggaggggaggcggcgggatgGGCGAGGTCGCcgacgcgctggcggcggccgcgcacaTCAACGAGGGGTCGACGCTCTAG
- the LOC101767646 gene encoding brain acid soluble protein 1-like has protein sequence MAAGGEAEEASARASAPQGPGGAPQGSVQSVPQESTRDAPQGPARGISQERARDAPQGSARGAPQGSTRGSFPELARSAPRGSSEPAPAAALDPARGAPQESAQGVPRGSAETASTTTPATGGQRSGDKRPLPDVPRSASGSEAKRARRPCASRT, from the coding sequence ATGGCCGCGGGGGGTGAAGCGGAGGAGGCGTCCGCCCGGGCCTCAGCTCCACAAGGCCCTGGGGGTGCGCCCCAGGGGTCAGTACAGAGCGTCCCCCAGGAGTCGACgcgggacgccccccaggggccggcgcggggcaTCTCCCAGGAGCGAGCGCGAGACGCTcctcaggggtcggcgaggggtgccccccaggggtcgacaCGGGGCTCCTTCCCGGAGCTGGCGcggagcgcccctcgggggtcttcggagcctgcccccgccgctgcTTTGgatccggcgcggggcgccccccaggagtccgccCAGGGCGTTCCTCGGGGGTCCGCGGAGActgcctccaccaccacgcCCGCGACTGGAGGGCAgcgaagcggcgacaagcgACCGCTGCCGGATGTCCCGCGATCGGCGTCAGGCtccgaggcgaagcgcgcgcgccgtccttgTGCTTCAAGAACGTAA
- the LOC101753297 gene encoding CCR4-NOT transcription complex subunit 9 isoform X1, with protein MLAVKTTSTMVPHLGLLNSHSKMSIVEVPSPKDSEIVESLLLDLLDPENKAYALSMLPKKRGMWYSFGTIAALLREIVSVYPALSSPTLSASAATRACNALGLLQTVAAHPETRTSFLEAGIPLYLFPFLNTTSVAKSFEYLRATSLGVLGALAKVATFIVQKIMLDEVGLQHICATLECFFQAASVLASMVIALTEQPSTKLLKLIIGSYLRLTDKPRAFTALRTHLREALRGGTFDNCLMDDPAARHFLDQLLGNLAGPASGTQVVRQAQTMEDPLRQTQVA; from the exons ATGTTAG CTGTGAAAACCACATCAACCATGGTGCCGCATTTAGGATTGTTGAATTCTCACTCGAAAATGTCAATAGTCGAGGTTCCTAGTCCTAAAGACTCGGAAATTGTTGAATCTCTTCTCCTTGATCTGTTAGATCCAGAAAATAAAGCGTATGCCCTTTCCATGTTACCCAAG AAAAGGGGGATGTGGTACTCTTTTGGCACAATAGCAGCACTGCTGCGG gaaattGTGTCAGTCTATCCTGCACTTTCATCCCCAACATTATCAGCAAGTGCAGCTACCAGAGCATGCAATGCACTTGGACTTCTTCAG ACTGTTGCAGCACACCCTGAGACCAGGACCTCCTTTTTAGAAG CTGGAATTCCCTTGTACTTGTTCCCATTCTTGAACACTACAAGCGTGGCGAAATCTTTCGAGTACCTACGTGCTACTAGCCTTGGTGTTCTCGGTGCTCTTGCTAAG GTGGCCACTTTCATTGTCCAAAAGATTATGCTAGATGAAGTTGGGCTACAGCACATCTGTGCGACCCTGGAATGTTTCTTTCAGGCAGCCAGTGTTTTAGCAAGCATGGTGATTGCATTAACTGAACAACCCTCCACCAAGTTGCTGAAGCTCATTATCGGCTCGTACCTCAGGCTGACAGATAAGCCCAG GGCCTTTACTGCGCTGCGAACTCACCTTCGTGAGGCTCTGAGAGGCGGAACATTCGATAACTGCCTTATG GATGACCCTGCTGCAAGGCATTTTCTTGACCAACTGTTGGGTAATCTGGCTGGTCCTGCCAGCGGAACCCAGGTCGTGCGGCAGGCACAAACCATGGAGGACCCTCTCAGACAGACCCAAGTCGCATGA
- the LOC101753297 gene encoding cell differentiation protein rcd1 isoform X2: MWYSFGTIAALLREIVSVYPALSSPTLSASAATRACNALGLLQTVAAHPETRTSFLEAGIPLYLFPFLNTTSVAKSFEYLRATSLGVLGALAKVATFIVQKIMLDEVGLQHICATLECFFQAASVLASMVIALTEQPSTKLLKLIIGSYLRLTDKPRAFTALRTHLREALRGGTFDNCLMDDPAARHFLDQLLGNLAGPASGTQVVRQAQTMEDPLRQTQVA, translated from the exons ATGTGGTACTCTTTTGGCACAATAGCAGCACTGCTGCGG gaaattGTGTCAGTCTATCCTGCACTTTCATCCCCAACATTATCAGCAAGTGCAGCTACCAGAGCATGCAATGCACTTGGACTTCTTCAG ACTGTTGCAGCACACCCTGAGACCAGGACCTCCTTTTTAGAAG CTGGAATTCCCTTGTACTTGTTCCCATTCTTGAACACTACAAGCGTGGCGAAATCTTTCGAGTACCTACGTGCTACTAGCCTTGGTGTTCTCGGTGCTCTTGCTAAG GTGGCCACTTTCATTGTCCAAAAGATTATGCTAGATGAAGTTGGGCTACAGCACATCTGTGCGACCCTGGAATGTTTCTTTCAGGCAGCCAGTGTTTTAGCAAGCATGGTGATTGCATTAACTGAACAACCCTCCACCAAGTTGCTGAAGCTCATTATCGGCTCGTACCTCAGGCTGACAGATAAGCCCAG GGCCTTTACTGCGCTGCGAACTCACCTTCGTGAGGCTCTGAGAGGCGGAACATTCGATAACTGCCTTATG GATGACCCTGCTGCAAGGCATTTTCTTGACCAACTGTTGGGTAATCTGGCTGGTCCTGCCAGCGGAACCCAGGTCGTGCGGCAGGCACAAACCATGGAGGACCCTCTCAGACAGACCCAAGTCGCATGA